A single Dreissena polymorpha isolate Duluth1 chromosome 14, UMN_Dpol_1.0, whole genome shotgun sequence DNA region contains:
- the LOC127857241 gene encoding peptidoglycan-recognition protein LF-like, whose protein sequence is MRLEWTDIAYSFLVDDYGTVYEGRGWDNVGSHTKGVNFVSFGAAVVGNYTKKLPTEAAISAMKKVIQCGIDLGKIANTYELKGHRDAKATKTICPGDPLYNEIKKWDNFPNKLDPCGNLSWIERVEWTSAKIETKPIKHPVSKVFVYHSNNLCVDCANYTECRDLVKKHNWTALENDFALHFIIDGLGLVYDMRGYSRDPNVSGWMDEGRLPIKADNDKAYGIAFIGKSQTKMQVETFEILLKCGVQRGYLVKNYQVLNSSFNTNDPKEVCNNGLLINEIMQKYGTPEKEESFTIPEASGDTSHCNFQEDTCDWYADEAKNGWKRHRGAADEAGMTGPLKDADNNINGYYFLADASKHIDGKIKLSSALYPLTEVQRYYCLKFWYHMYGKDVKSLSIWIHVYSLTKLFYGERKNVLTITGNKGPKWLLQALTIDIETIWAPKVNFEFVASFGNYLGDIALDNIEITRGKC, encoded by the exons ATGAGATTAG AATGGACTGATATTGCCTACAGTTTTCTAGTTGACGATTACGGTACTGTTTATGAAGGACGGGGGTGGGACAATGTGGGCTCCCACACGAAGGGGGTTAACTTCGTCAGTTTTGGTGCAGCCGTTGTTGGCAATTACACGAAAAAACTTCCTACCGAAGCGGCGATCTCAG CTATGAAGAAGGTAATACAGTGCGGGATTGATTTGGGAAAAATCGCGAACACGTATGAACTTAAGGGACACAGAGATGCTAAAGCTACAAAAACTATATGCCCAGGAGATCCCCTTTATAACGAGATAAAAAAATGGGATAACTTTCCTAATAAAT TGGACCCCTGTGGGAACTTAAGCTGGATTGAACGTGTAGAATGGACGTCCGCGAAAATTGAGACCAAACCTATCAAACATCCTGTATCAAAAGTGTTTGTTTATCACAGTAATAATCTCTGCGTCGACTGTGCTAATTACACAGAATGCAGAGATTTAGTAAAGAAACATAATTGGACTGCTttag AAAACGATTTCGCTTTGCATTTTATCATTGATGGACTTGGTCTTGTGTATGATATGCGCGGTTACTCGCGCGATCCCAATGTTTCTGGTTGGATGGATGAGGGGAGACTCCCAATAAAAGCTGACAACGACAAAGCTTATGGTATTGCATTCATTGGAAAATCTCAGACGAAAATGCAAGTGGAAA CTTTCGAAATTCTGCTCAAGTGTGGTGTTCAAAGAGGTTACCTTGTCAAAAATTATCAAGTCCTGAACAGTTCTTTTAACACGAATGATCCGAAAGAAGTCTGTAACAACGGGTTGCTAATAAATGAGATCATGCAGAAGTACGGAA cgCCTGAGAAAGAAG AATCATTCACAATTCCTGAAGCATCGGGCGATACAAGTCATTGCAACTTCCAAGAGGACACCTGCGATTGGTATGCTGATGAAGCCAAAAACGGATGGAAACGCCATCGAGGTGCCGCTGACGAAGCGGGAATGACCGGACCGTTGAAAGATGCCGACAACAATATTAACG GATATTACTTTCTAGCTGATGCTTCCAAACATATCGACGGGAAGATCAAACTCTCGTCGGCATTGTACCCACTGACAGAAGTACAAAGATATTACTGTTTGAAGTTTTGGTATCATATGTACGGAAAGGATGTCAAGT CACTAAGCATATGGATACATGTGTACAGTCTAACAAAATTATTCTACGGTGAAAGAAAGAACGTATTGACAATAACCGGCAATAAAGGGCCAAAGTGGTTACTCCAAGCCCTAACTATTGATATAGAAACCATCTGGGCTCCTAAAGTTAAT TTCGAGTTTGTTGCCTCCTTTGGGAACTACCTAGGCGACATTGCACTTGATAACATCGAAATCACACGGGGGAAGTGTTAG